One Lysobacter enzymogenes DNA segment encodes these proteins:
- a CDS encoding multidrug efflux RND transporter permease subunit produces the protein MISRVFIERPIFAWVLAIVVMLGGAFAMRSLPISQYPNVAPPNVSIRANYPGASAETIENSVTQVIEQTLTGIDGMLYFSSTSTSRGQVTISVTFDTSVDPDIAQVQVQNQVQQAIPRLPQQVQQQGIVVRKANPDDLMLVAIYDENNTVTNRDIADYLTTNFQDPISRIAGIGDANVYGSPYAMRVWLDPAKLASFQLMPSDVVAAIRSQNAEVAAGQIGDQPQPATQMLNALVTAQTRLQTADQFRQIVLKTQANGAAVRLGDVSRVEIGSENYNSSSLLNGHPAAGMALQLAPGANALESAELVRAEVTRLSANLPQGWKVAYLNDATDFIKLSIGEVVKTLIEAIVLVVIVMFVFLQSWRATLIPAIAVPVVLLGTFGIIYAAGFSINTLTLFGLVLAIGLLVDDAIVVVENVERLMHENPNMTPRQATIASMREINVALIAIALVLSAVFLPMVMFGGSTGVIYRQFSLTIVSSMALSVLVALVLSPALTATLLKSPHAQAAQGPGWLARRAPGLAALPARLGRGFNRGMDAATGRYLQSVQLMFRRHWLALLVYAGIAGLLALLFLRLPTGFLPSEDQGRINVQFRLPGGATLGRTTEVRDQVNQYLSKNESELISAAFIVAGGGGPTAAQNSGQGFISLTDWSQRETDAGSADAMIDRVSKGLSGLRDASVFVLAPPPIRGFGQTTGFTLELQNTSGMSRADFAAAGERLIAAAQRDPLLGSVRPSLLPDTPTLRVNSDAQMLSSLGLTQDAVNSTLSTAWGGTYVNDFIDRGRVKRVYVQGDAPFRNEPDSLYQWHVRGADGQMTPFSAFATLGWAQAPTALLRFNGVPATELQGTPAPGVSSGTAMARMEELAREIPGVSVAWAGLSYQERLSTGQAPLLYALALLLVFLCLAALYESWSIPIAVLLVVPLGLVGAVLAVTLRGLENDVYFQIGLITTMGLAAKNAILIVEFAEQAEHRGAGTVEAALEAARLRLRPILMTSFAFIFGALPLALSTGGGANSRIEIGTAVVGGTLTATVLAVFYIPLFYLLVRRVAQKLAGLRHRGEGKPQAH, from the coding sequence ATGATCTCCCGCGTCTTCATCGAGCGCCCGATCTTCGCCTGGGTGCTGGCCATCGTGGTGATGCTCGGCGGCGCGTTCGCGATGCGCTCGCTGCCGATCTCGCAGTATCCCAACGTCGCCCCGCCCAACGTCAGCATCCGCGCCAACTACCCCGGCGCCTCGGCCGAGACCATCGAGAACAGCGTCACCCAGGTGATCGAGCAGACGCTGACCGGCATCGACGGCATGCTGTACTTCAGCTCGACCTCGACCTCGCGCGGCCAGGTCACCATCTCGGTCACTTTCGACACCAGCGTCGATCCCGACATCGCCCAGGTACAGGTGCAGAACCAGGTCCAGCAGGCGATCCCGCGGCTGCCGCAGCAGGTGCAGCAGCAGGGCATCGTGGTGCGCAAGGCCAACCCCGACGACCTGATGCTGGTGGCGATCTACGACGAGAACAACACCGTCACCAACCGCGACATCGCCGACTACCTCACCACCAACTTCCAGGACCCGATCTCGCGCATCGCCGGCATCGGCGACGCCAACGTCTACGGCAGCCCGTACGCGATGCGGGTGTGGCTGGACCCGGCCAAGCTGGCTTCGTTCCAGCTGATGCCCAGCGACGTGGTCGCGGCGATCCGCAGCCAGAACGCCGAAGTCGCCGCCGGCCAGATCGGCGACCAGCCGCAGCCGGCCACCCAGATGCTCAACGCGCTGGTGACCGCGCAGACCCGCCTGCAGACCGCCGACCAGTTCCGCCAGATCGTGCTCAAGACCCAGGCCAACGGCGCCGCGGTGCGGCTCGGCGACGTGTCGCGGGTGGAGATCGGCTCGGAGAACTACAACTCCTCCAGCCTGCTCAACGGCCATCCCGCCGCCGGCATGGCGCTGCAGCTGGCGCCCGGCGCGAACGCGCTGGAATCGGCCGAACTGGTCCGCGCCGAGGTGACCCGGCTGTCGGCCAACCTGCCGCAGGGCTGGAAGGTCGCCTACCTCAACGATGCCACCGACTTCATCAAGCTCTCCATCGGCGAGGTGGTCAAGACCCTGATCGAAGCGATCGTGCTGGTGGTGATCGTGATGTTCGTGTTCCTGCAGAGCTGGCGCGCCACGCTGATCCCGGCGATCGCGGTGCCGGTAGTGCTGCTGGGCACGTTCGGGATCATCTACGCGGCCGGATTCTCGATCAACACGCTGACCCTGTTCGGCCTGGTGCTGGCGATCGGCCTGCTCGTCGACGACGCCATCGTCGTGGTCGAGAACGTCGAGCGGCTGATGCACGAGAACCCGAACATGACCCCGCGCCAGGCCACCATCGCCTCGATGCGCGAGATCAACGTGGCGCTGATCGCGATCGCGCTGGTGCTGTCGGCGGTGTTCCTGCCGATGGTGATGTTCGGCGGCTCCACCGGGGTGATCTACCGCCAGTTCTCGCTGACCATCGTCTCCTCGATGGCGCTGTCGGTGCTGGTGGCGCTGGTGCTGAGCCCGGCGCTGACCGCGACCTTGCTGAAGTCGCCGCACGCGCAGGCGGCGCAGGGCCCGGGTTGGCTGGCGCGGCGCGCGCCGGGGCTGGCGGCGTTGCCGGCGCGGCTGGGTCGCGGTTTCAACCGCGGCATGGACGCGGCCACCGGCCGCTACCTGCAGAGCGTGCAACTGATGTTCCGCCGCCACTGGCTGGCCTTGCTGGTCTACGCCGGCATCGCCGGCCTGCTCGCGCTGCTGTTCCTGCGCCTGCCCACCGGCTTCCTGCCGTCGGAAGACCAGGGCCGCATCAACGTCCAGTTCCGCCTGCCCGGCGGCGCCACCCTCGGCCGCACCACCGAGGTCCGCGACCAGGTCAACCAATACCTGAGCAAGAACGAATCCGAGCTCATCAGCGCGGCCTTCATCGTCGCCGGCGGCGGCGGCCCGACCGCGGCGCAGAATTCCGGCCAGGGCTTCATCAGCCTGACCGACTGGTCGCAGCGCGAGACCGACGCCGGCAGCGCCGACGCGATGATCGACCGGGTCAGCAAGGGCCTGTCGGGCCTGCGCGACGCCAGCGTGTTCGTGCTGGCGCCGCCGCCGATCCGCGGCTTCGGCCAGACCACCGGCTTCACCCTGGAACTGCAGAACACCAGCGGCATGTCGCGCGCGGACTTCGCCGCCGCCGGCGAGCGGCTGATCGCCGCGGCCCAGCGCGATCCGCTGCTGGGTTCGGTGCGCCCGAGCCTGCTGCCGGACACGCCGACGCTGCGGGTCAACAGCGACGCGCAGATGCTCTCCAGCCTGGGCCTGACCCAGGACGCGGTGAACTCGACCCTGTCCACCGCCTGGGGCGGCACCTACGTCAACGACTTCATCGACCGCGGCCGGGTCAAGCGCGTGTACGTGCAGGGCGACGCGCCGTTCCGCAACGAGCCCGACAGCCTGTACCAGTGGCATGTGCGCGGCGCCGACGGGCAGATGACGCCGTTTTCGGCCTTCGCCACGCTCGGCTGGGCGCAGGCGCCGACCGCGCTGCTGCGCTTCAACGGCGTACCGGCGACCGAGCTGCAGGGCACGCCCGCGCCCGGCGTCAGCAGCGGCACCGCGATGGCGCGGATGGAAGAACTGGCGCGCGAGATCCCCGGCGTCAGCGTGGCCTGGGCCGGCCTGTCCTACCAGGAGCGCCTGTCCACCGGCCAGGCGCCGCTGCTGTACGCGCTGGCGCTGCTGTTGGTGTTCCTGTGCCTGGCCGCGCTGTACGAGAGCTGGTCGATCCCGATCGCGGTCCTGCTGGTGGTGCCGCTGGGCCTGGTCGGCGCGGTGCTGGCGGTGACCTTGCGCGGGCTGGAGAACGACGTCTATTTCCAGATCGGCCTGATCACCACGATGGGCCTGGCGGCGAAGAACGCGATCCTGATCGTCGAGTTCGCCGAGCAGGCCGAGCACCGCGGCGCCGGCACGGTCGAAGCCGCGCTGGAAGCCGCGCGCCTGCGCCTGCGGCCGATCCTGATGACCAGCTTCGCCTTCATCTTCGGCGCACTGCCGCTGGCGCTGTCGACCGGCGGCGGCGCCAACAGCCGCATCGAGATCGGCACCGCGGTGGTCGGCGGCACGCTGACCGCGACGGTGCTGGCGGTGTTCTACATCCCGCTGTTCTATCTGCTGGTGCGGCGCGTGGCGCAGAAGCTGGCGGGGCTGCGGCATCGCGGCGAGGGGAAGCCGCAGGCGCATTGA
- a CDS encoding DUF3060 domain-containing protein — MKNQIASLALLLSLGLAGPSLAAGIGDTGTVEESDGNISIEGTNIERSFVGTGGQLQIVGSNNRITVSGPLTSVTVDGAGNTVQVDSVKRVEITGAGSKVYYKSAPTKNGRPASSVTGIGSGVSKR, encoded by the coding sequence ATGAAGAACCAGATCGCTTCGCTGGCCCTGCTGCTGTCCCTGGGCCTTGCCGGTCCGTCGCTTGCCGCCGGCATCGGCGACACCGGAACCGTCGAGGAATCCGACGGCAACATCTCGATCGAAGGCACCAACATCGAGCGCAGCTTCGTCGGCACCGGCGGCCAGTTGCAGATCGTCGGCTCCAACAACCGCATCACCGTGTCCGGCCCGCTGACCTCGGTCACCGTCGACGGCGCCGGCAACACGGTCCAGGTGGACTCGGTCAAGCGCGTGGAGATCACCGGCGCGGGCAGCAAGGTCTACTACAAGTCGGCGCCGACCAAGAACGGCCGCCCGGCCTCGTCGGTGACCGGCATCGGCAGCGGCGTGTCCAAGCGCTGA
- a CDS encoding LysR family transcriptional regulator has product MHPMHERNGSELQQIEAFAAVAEHGGFAAAARALGRDASVVSRRIDALEARLGVRLLARTTRRVVLTEVGATYLQRVQAILGELSAADIEAREAAAAPQGLLRLALPAAFAQRWIAPWLPRFLAAYPKLRLELSHSDRFVDLVADGFDAAVRIGELADSRLVARRLAGFETMLCAAPSYLARAGHPQRPDELQRHACLGMPKARFWPEWKLIKGKQRSVQRIDAAIVSDDGEGLLAACIEGAGLLPAPQWLVGRELAQGQLVRVLPQWRMDYDGAIHVVLPPGRLVPAKTRAFVDWLAREFEPQPPWLRAPRARGRREA; this is encoded by the coding sequence ATGCATCCCATGCACGAACGCAACGGCAGCGAACTGCAGCAGATCGAAGCCTTCGCCGCGGTCGCCGAACACGGCGGCTTCGCCGCGGCGGCGCGCGCGCTCGGCCGCGACGCCTCGGTGGTGTCGCGGCGCATCGACGCGCTGGAGGCGCGGCTGGGCGTGCGCCTGCTCGCGCGCACCACCCGGCGCGTGGTCCTGACCGAAGTCGGCGCGACCTACCTGCAGCGGGTGCAGGCGATCCTGGGCGAACTGTCGGCGGCCGACATCGAGGCGCGCGAAGCTGCGGCCGCGCCGCAGGGCCTGCTGCGGCTGGCGTTGCCGGCGGCGTTCGCGCAGCGCTGGATCGCGCCGTGGCTGCCGCGGTTCCTGGCCGCTTATCCGAAGCTGCGGCTGGAGCTGTCGCACAGCGATCGTTTCGTCGATCTGGTCGCCGACGGCTTCGACGCGGCGGTGCGCATCGGCGAACTCGCCGACAGCCGGCTGGTCGCGCGGCGCCTGGCCGGGTTCGAGACGATGCTGTGCGCGGCGCCGTCCTACCTCGCCCGCGCCGGCCATCCGCAGCGGCCGGACGAACTCCAGCGCCACGCCTGCCTGGGCATGCCCAAGGCGCGGTTCTGGCCGGAGTGGAAGCTGATCAAGGGCAAGCAGCGCAGCGTCCAGCGCATCGACGCGGCGATCGTCTCCGACGACGGCGAGGGCCTGTTGGCCGCGTGCATCGAAGGCGCCGGCCTCCTGCCCGCGCCGCAGTGGCTGGTCGGGCGCGAACTCGCGCAGGGACAACTGGTGCGGGTGTTGCCGCAGTGGCGCATGGACTACGACGGCGCGATCCACGTGGTGCTGCCGCCGGGACGGCTGGTGCCGGCGAAGACCCGCGCGTTCGTGGACTGGCTGGCGCGCGAGTTCGAGCCGCAACCGCCGTGGTTGCGCGCGCCGCGCGCGCGCGGACGACGCGAGGCTTGA
- a CDS encoding RidA family protein: MSRRDAVFPATRHDLYRQHRYSPAIRSGGFLFVSGQVGSREDGSPEPDFAAQVRLAFDNLAAVLAAAGCTFDDIVDVTTFHTDPQRQFDTIQQVRLQVMGEPPYPNWTAIGVNWLAGFDFEIKIIARLPEGAG, encoded by the coding sequence ATGTCCCGACGCGACGCCGTCTTTCCCGCCACCCGCCACGACCTCTATCGCCAGCATCGCTACTCGCCGGCGATCCGCAGCGGCGGCTTCCTGTTCGTCTCCGGCCAGGTCGGCAGCCGCGAGGACGGCTCGCCGGAGCCCGACTTCGCCGCACAGGTGCGGCTGGCCTTCGACAACCTCGCCGCGGTGCTCGCCGCCGCCGGCTGCACGTTCGACGATATCGTCGACGTCACCACTTTCCACACCGATCCGCAGCGACAGTTCGATACGATCCAGCAGGTGCGCCTGCAGGTCATGGGCGAGCCGCCGTATCCGAACTGGACCGCGATCGGAGTGAACTGGCTGGCCGGGTTCGACTTCGAGATCAAGATAATTGCGCGCCTCCCCGAAGGCGCTGGGTAA
- a CDS encoding RICIN domain-containing protein: MIDGFCARRAALALATTLLACAGFGQDAVAGASTVIAMASPQANIGGYCFSAAGGSTAPGATVYPWTCGGDPSQQWETQMIGVSSRQGDNAAAIARLVNVKSGLCLDLQSVSTAAGIGLQQATCNGSITQQWVLLNNGAPYDRRAIKSNYSNLCVISRYVDAAPGHNGSGLKQYACDFTEVPNPHRAWRMTL, from the coding sequence ATGATCGACGGATTCTGCGCGCGCCGCGCCGCGCTCGCCCTGGCCACCACCCTGCTCGCCTGCGCCGGCTTCGGCCAGGACGCGGTCGCGGGTGCTTCCACCGTCATCGCGATGGCCAGCCCCCAGGCCAACATCGGCGGCTACTGCTTCAGCGCCGCGGGAGGCTCGACCGCGCCGGGCGCCACGGTGTATCCGTGGACCTGCGGCGGCGACCCCAGCCAGCAATGGGAGACCCAGATGATCGGCGTGTCCTCGCGCCAGGGCGACAACGCCGCGGCGATCGCGCGGCTGGTCAACGTCAAGAGCGGCCTGTGCCTGGACCTGCAATCGGTCTCCACCGCGGCCGGCATCGGCCTGCAGCAGGCGACCTGCAACGGCTCGATCACCCAGCAATGGGTGCTGCTCAACAACGGCGCGCCGTACGACCGGCGGGCGATCAAGAGCAACTACAGCAACCTGTGCGTGATCTCGCGCTATGTCGACGCCGCACCCGGCCACAACGGCAGCGGGCTCAAGCAATACGCCTGCGATTTCACCGAAGTGCCCAACCCGCACCGGGCCTGGCGCATGACCCTGTGA